The nucleotide sequence TTTGGCTCCAAGGCCAGGGGCGACTCTCGGCCGGACTCTGATCTCGACGTACTCGTGGTCGTCACCGGTGATCGCGTGGGGGCTGAAGACCTGGCCATCGACATTGCGTTCGACATCAACGTCGCGAGCGATCTCTACATCTCGCCGCGCGTCGTCACGGCGGGATCCCTCACAGATCCTGTGTGGCGCACGACGTTGTTCGTTCAGACGGTCACGCGCGAGAGCGTTGCGTTGTGACGCCGGAAGCCAGTTTCCTCGCTCGGCACCGAATGGAGCGCGCCACGGCCGCCTGTGCGGAAGGCGATCTTCTCGCCGACCAACAGTCACACCGCGGCGCGATGAACCGCTACTACTACGCCGCTTTTCATGCCGCTCGCGCGCTGCTGGCGACATGCGATGTCGACTCAGCGCGTCACGCAGGC is from Vicinamibacterales bacterium and encodes:
- a CDS encoding nucleotidyltransferase domain-containing protein — its product is FGSKARGDSRPDSDLDVLVVVTGDRVGAEDLAIDIAFDINVASDLYISPRVVTAGSLTDPVWRTTLFVQTVTRESVAL